From the genome of Chanos chanos chromosome 5, fChaCha1.1, whole genome shotgun sequence, one region includes:
- the nat9 gene encoding alpha/beta-tubulin-N-acetyltransferase 9 yields MRINQDTLLEGEKVVLVPYNADHVPRYHQWMASPELQKLTASEPLSLEQEYDMQKSWREDDDKCTFIVLDKQRWEDPSVSEEDCMVGDVNIFLTDPADPTLAELEVMIAEPSSRGKGLGKEVTHMMMCYGIQNLGIRNYEVKIGLDNEVSIAMFKKFGFHELSVSEVFQETTLGLIVDEKVQREFLENLPFMQEREYGKAKDSRQAAEL; encoded by the exons ATGCGTATAAACCAAGACACATtattagagggagagaaagtcgTTCTGGTGCCATACAACGCAGATCATGTTCCAAG GTATCACCAGTGGATGGCTTCTCCTGAACTTCAGAAGTTGACGGCCTCGGAGCCGCTGAGTTTGGAGCAGGAGTACGACATGcagaagagctggagagaagaCGACGACA AGTGCACCTTTATCGTTCTGGACAAACAGCGGTGGGAAGACCCGTCTGTGTCGGAGGAGGACTGCATGGTCGGAGATGTTAACATCTTTCTTACTGACCCCGCAGACCCCACCCTGGCTGAGCTGGAGGTTATGATAGCAG AGCCCAGTTCCAGAGGGAAAGGACTAGGGAAGGAAGTGACACACATGATGATGTGTTATG GGATTCAGAACCTCGGAATCAGGAACTACGAAGTCAAGATTGGGCTGGACAATGAAGTCAGCATCGCCATGTTCAAGAAATTCGGCTTTCATGAG ctgtcagtcagtgaaGTTTTTCAGGAGACCACACTGGGGTTGATTGTGGATGAGAAAGTCCAGAGGGAGTTCCTGGAAAACCTGCCCTTCATGCAGGAGAGAGAATACGGAAAAGCCAAGGACAGCAGGCAGGCGGCAGAACTTTGA